In a single window of the Podarcis raffonei isolate rPodRaf1 chromosome 14, rPodRaf1.pri, whole genome shotgun sequence genome:
- the GLYR1 gene encoding cytokine-like nuclear factor N-PAC isoform X11: protein MAAAAAAVPVNLRLGDLVWGKLGRYPPWPGKIVNPPKDLKKPRGKKCFFVKFFGTEDHLPVLEELEPKLHQPRTRESAWIKVEQLKPYHAHKEEMIKINKGKRFQQAVDAVEEFLKKGKGKDQASHNSTEEKNRRNSSEERGKQSVGEEKHKANLSEGKPKKRVSSVSSERGSKSPLKRTYEQSPRKRGRPPKDEKPAVCYQAITKKLKVCEEETGSTSIQAADSTAINGSITPTDKKIGFLGLGLMGSGIVSNLLKMGHTVTVWNRTAEKCDLFIQEGARLGRTPAEVVSTCDITFACVSDPKAAKDLVLGPSGVLQGIRPGKCYVDMSTVDADTVTELAQVIVSRGGRFLEAPVSGNQQLSNDGMLVILAAGDRGLYEDCSSCFQAMGKTSFFLGEVGNAAKMMLIVNMVQGSFMATIAEGLTLAQVTGQSQQTLLDILNQGQLASIFLDQKCQNILQGNFKPDFYLKYIQKDLRLAIALGDSVNHPTPMAAAANEVYKRAKALDQSDNDMSAVYRAYIH from the exons ATGGCTGCGGCTGCGGCTGCTGTTCCTGTGAACCTGCGGCTCGGAGACCTGGTGTG GGGGAAGCTGGGCCGATATCCTCCTTGGCCAGGAAAG ATTGTTAATCCGCCTAAGGACCTGAAGAAGCCTCGTGGGAAGAAGTGCTTCTTTGTGAAGTTTTTTGGGACTGAAGATCA TCTTCCCGTGCTTGAGGAGCTGGAGCCCAAACTGCATCAACCACGTACAAGAGAGAG TGCTTGGATTAAAGTGGAGCAGCTGAAGCCTTATCATGCCCACAAAGAGGAAATGATCAAAATTAACAAAGGCAAGAGGTTCCAGCAAGCTGTGGATGCTGTGGAAGAGTTCCTCAAAAAAGGCAAAGGCAAGGACCAG GCTTCTCATAACTCCACCGAAGAGAAGAATCGGCGGAATTCGAGTGAAGAGAGGGGCAAGCAGTCAGTGGGAGAAGAGAAACACAAAGCCAATTTGTCTGAAGGGAAGCCGAAGAAGAGGGTGTCTTCCGTTTCTTCAGAGCGAGGCTCAAAATCCCCTCTGAAGAGAACGTATGAGCAAAGCCCCCGGAAGCGAGGGCGCCCCCCTAAAGATGAGAAG CCGGCTGTTTGCTACCAAGCCATCACAAAGAAGCTGAAGGTGTGTGAAGAG GAAACAGGGTCCACGTCTATCCAGGCAGCCGACAGCACGGCTATCAATGGCAGCATCACTCCCACAGACAAGAA gATAGGGTTCCTTGGCCTTGGCCTGATGGGGAGTGGCATCGTGTCCAACTTACTAAAAATGGGTCACACTGTCACGGTCTGGAACCGGACTGCTGAAAAG TGTGATTTGTTCATCCAGGAGGGGGCAAGGTTGGGAAGAACCCCCGCTGAAGTGGTCTCCACCTGTGACATCACTTTCGCCTGCGTATCTGATCCAAAGGCAGCCAAGGAT CTGGTGCTTGGTCCTAGTGGAGTGCTCCAGGGTATACGTCCAGGAAAGTGCTACGTGGACATGTCCACCGTTGATGCAGACACTGTTACAGAACTGGCTCAG GTGATCGTATCCAGGGGTGGTCGCTTCCTGGAGGCACCAGTTTCAGGGAACCAACAACTCTCTAATGATGGCATGCTGGTGATACTAGCCGCCGGTGACAGGGGCTTATATGAAGACTGCAGTAGTTGTTTCCAAGCAATGGGGAAAACCTCTTTTTTTCTAG GGGAAGTGGGCAATGCTGCCAAGATGATGCTCATTGTGAACATGGTCCAAGGAAGCTTCATGGCCACAATAGCAGAAGGACTAACTCTGGCTCAAGTGACTGGTCAGTCGCAGCAGACTCTTCTGGATATCCTCAACCAGGGACAGCTCGCCAGCATCTTCTTGGACCAGAAGTGCCAAA acATCCTGCAAGGAAATTTTAAACCAGATTTCTACCTGAAATACATCCAGAAGGATCTCAGATTAGCCATTGCACTAGGCGATTCTGTTAACCACCCAACTCCCATGGCAGCTGCAGCCAATGAG
- the GLYR1 gene encoding cytokine-like nuclear factor N-PAC isoform X6, whose product MAAAAAAVPVNLRLGDLVWGKLGRYPPWPGKIVNPPKDLKKPRGKKCFFVKFFGTEDHAWIKVEQLKPYHAHKEEMIKINKGKRFQQAVDAVEEFLKKGKGKDQASHNSTEEKNRRNSSEERGKQSVGEEKHKANLSEGKPKKRVSSVSSERGSKSPLKRTYEQSPRKRGRPPKDEKDLTIPESSTVKRMMTGTMAGFKWPPSVSEPVKDGDPHFHHFLLSQTEKPAVCYQAITKKLKVCEEETGSTSIQAADSTAINGSITPTDKKIGFLGLGLMGSGIVSNLLKMGHTVTVWNRTAEKCDLFIQEGARLGRTPAEVVSTCDITFACVSDPKAAKDLVLGPSGVLQGIRPGKCYVDMSTVDADTVTELAQVIVSRGGRFLEAPVSGNQQLSNDGMLVILAAGDRGLYEDCSSCFQAMGKTSFFLGEVGNAAKMMLIVNMVQGSFMATIAEGLTLAQVTGQSQQTLLDILNQGQLASIFLDQKCQNILQGNFKPDFYLKYIQKDLRLAIALGDSVNHPTPMAAAANEVYKRAKALDQSDNDMSAVYRAYIH is encoded by the exons ATGGCTGCGGCTGCGGCTGCTGTTCCTGTGAACCTGCGGCTCGGAGACCTGGTGTG GGGGAAGCTGGGCCGATATCCTCCTTGGCCAGGAAAG ATTGTTAATCCGCCTAAGGACCTGAAGAAGCCTCGTGGGAAGAAGTGCTTCTTTGTGAAGTTTTTTGGGACTGAAGATCA TGCTTGGATTAAAGTGGAGCAGCTGAAGCCTTATCATGCCCACAAAGAGGAAATGATCAAAATTAACAAAGGCAAGAGGTTCCAGCAAGCTGTGGATGCTGTGGAAGAGTTCCTCAAAAAAGGCAAAGGCAAGGACCAG GCTTCTCATAACTCCACCGAAGAGAAGAATCGGCGGAATTCGAGTGAAGAGAGGGGCAAGCAGTCAGTGGGAGAAGAGAAACACAAAGCCAATTTGTCTGAAGGGAAGCCGAAGAAGAGGGTGTCTTCCGTTTCTTCAGAGCGAGGCTCAAAATCCCCTCTGAAGAGAACGTATGAGCAAAGCCCCCGGAAGCGAGGGCGCCCCCCTAAAGATGAGAAG GATCTGACAATCCCTGAATCGAGCACAGTGAAGAGAATGATGACTGGCACCATGGCTGGCTTTAAATGGCCACCGAGTGTAAGCGAG CCTGTGAAAGATGGCGACCCTCATTTCCATCACTTCCTGCTTAGCCAGACAGAGAAG CCGGCTGTTTGCTACCAAGCCATCACAAAGAAGCTGAAGGTGTGTGAAGAG GAAACAGGGTCCACGTCTATCCAGGCAGCCGACAGCACGGCTATCAATGGCAGCATCACTCCCACAGACAAGAA gATAGGGTTCCTTGGCCTTGGCCTGATGGGGAGTGGCATCGTGTCCAACTTACTAAAAATGGGTCACACTGTCACGGTCTGGAACCGGACTGCTGAAAAG TGTGATTTGTTCATCCAGGAGGGGGCAAGGTTGGGAAGAACCCCCGCTGAAGTGGTCTCCACCTGTGACATCACTTTCGCCTGCGTATCTGATCCAAAGGCAGCCAAGGAT CTGGTGCTTGGTCCTAGTGGAGTGCTCCAGGGTATACGTCCAGGAAAGTGCTACGTGGACATGTCCACCGTTGATGCAGACACTGTTACAGAACTGGCTCAG GTGATCGTATCCAGGGGTGGTCGCTTCCTGGAGGCACCAGTTTCAGGGAACCAACAACTCTCTAATGATGGCATGCTGGTGATACTAGCCGCCGGTGACAGGGGCTTATATGAAGACTGCAGTAGTTGTTTCCAAGCAATGGGGAAAACCTCTTTTTTTCTAG GGGAAGTGGGCAATGCTGCCAAGATGATGCTCATTGTGAACATGGTCCAAGGAAGCTTCATGGCCACAATAGCAGAAGGACTAACTCTGGCTCAAGTGACTGGTCAGTCGCAGCAGACTCTTCTGGATATCCTCAACCAGGGACAGCTCGCCAGCATCTTCTTGGACCAGAAGTGCCAAA acATCCTGCAAGGAAATTTTAAACCAGATTTCTACCTGAAATACATCCAGAAGGATCTCAGATTAGCCATTGCACTAGGCGATTCTGTTAACCACCCAACTCCCATGGCAGCTGCAGCCAATGAG
- the GLYR1 gene encoding cytokine-like nuclear factor N-PAC isoform X18: protein MAAAAAAVPVNLRLGDLVWGKLGRYPPWPGKIVNPPKDLKKPRGKKCFFVKFFGTEDHAWIKVEQLKPYHAHKEEMIKINKGKRFQQAVDAVEEFLKKGKGKDQDLTIPESSTVKRMMTGTMAGFKWPPSVSEPVKDGDPHFHHFLLSQTEKPAVCYQAITKKLKVCEEETGSTSIQAADSTAINGSITPTDKKIGFLGLGLMGSGIVSNLLKMGHTVTVWNRTAEKEGARLGRTPAEVVSTCDITFACVSDPKAAKDLVLGPSGVLQGIRPGKCYVDMSTVDADTVTELAQVIVSRGGRFLEAPVSGNQQLSNDGMLVILAAGDRGLYEDCSSCFQAMGKTSFFLGEVGNAAKMMLIVNMVQGSFMATIAEGLTLAQVTGQSQQTLLDILNQGQLASIFLDQKCQNILQGNFKPDFYLKYIQKDLRLAIALGDSVNHPTPMAAAANEVYKRAKALDQSDNDMSAVYRAYIH, encoded by the exons ATGGCTGCGGCTGCGGCTGCTGTTCCTGTGAACCTGCGGCTCGGAGACCTGGTGTG GGGGAAGCTGGGCCGATATCCTCCTTGGCCAGGAAAG ATTGTTAATCCGCCTAAGGACCTGAAGAAGCCTCGTGGGAAGAAGTGCTTCTTTGTGAAGTTTTTTGGGACTGAAGATCA TGCTTGGATTAAAGTGGAGCAGCTGAAGCCTTATCATGCCCACAAAGAGGAAATGATCAAAATTAACAAAGGCAAGAGGTTCCAGCAAGCTGTGGATGCTGTGGAAGAGTTCCTCAAAAAAGGCAAAGGCAAGGACCAG GATCTGACAATCCCTGAATCGAGCACAGTGAAGAGAATGATGACTGGCACCATGGCTGGCTTTAAATGGCCACCGAGTGTAAGCGAG CCTGTGAAAGATGGCGACCCTCATTTCCATCACTTCCTGCTTAGCCAGACAGAGAAG CCGGCTGTTTGCTACCAAGCCATCACAAAGAAGCTGAAGGTGTGTGAAGAG GAAACAGGGTCCACGTCTATCCAGGCAGCCGACAGCACGGCTATCAATGGCAGCATCACTCCCACAGACAAGAA gATAGGGTTCCTTGGCCTTGGCCTGATGGGGAGTGGCATCGTGTCCAACTTACTAAAAATGGGTCACACTGTCACGGTCTGGAACCGGACTGCTGAAAAG GAGGGGGCAAGGTTGGGAAGAACCCCCGCTGAAGTGGTCTCCACCTGTGACATCACTTTCGCCTGCGTATCTGATCCAAAGGCAGCCAAGGAT CTGGTGCTTGGTCCTAGTGGAGTGCTCCAGGGTATACGTCCAGGAAAGTGCTACGTGGACATGTCCACCGTTGATGCAGACACTGTTACAGAACTGGCTCAG GTGATCGTATCCAGGGGTGGTCGCTTCCTGGAGGCACCAGTTTCAGGGAACCAACAACTCTCTAATGATGGCATGCTGGTGATACTAGCCGCCGGTGACAGGGGCTTATATGAAGACTGCAGTAGTTGTTTCCAAGCAATGGGGAAAACCTCTTTTTTTCTAG GGGAAGTGGGCAATGCTGCCAAGATGATGCTCATTGTGAACATGGTCCAAGGAAGCTTCATGGCCACAATAGCAGAAGGACTAACTCTGGCTCAAGTGACTGGTCAGTCGCAGCAGACTCTTCTGGATATCCTCAACCAGGGACAGCTCGCCAGCATCTTCTTGGACCAGAAGTGCCAAA acATCCTGCAAGGAAATTTTAAACCAGATTTCTACCTGAAATACATCCAGAAGGATCTCAGATTAGCCATTGCACTAGGCGATTCTGTTAACCACCCAACTCCCATGGCAGCTGCAGCCAATGAG
- the GLYR1 gene encoding cytokine-like nuclear factor N-PAC isoform X20: MAAAAAAVPVNLRLGDLVWGKLGRYPPWPGKIVNPPKDLKKPRGKKCFFVKFFGTEDHAWIKVEQLKPYHAHKEEMIKINKGKRFQQAVDAVEEFLKKGKGKDQASHNSTEEKNRRNSSEERGKQSVGEEKHKANLSEGKPKKRVSSVSSERGSKSPLKRTYEQSPRKRGRPPKDEKDLTIPESSTVKRMMTGTMAGFKWPPSVSEPVKDGDPHFHHFLLSQTEKPAVCYQAITKKLKVCEEETGSTSIQAADSTAINGSITPTDKKIGFLGLGLMGSGIVSNLLKMGHTVTVWNRTAEKEGARLGRTPAEVVSTCDITFACVSDPKAAKDLVLGPSGVLQGIRPGKCYVDMSTVDADTVTELAQVIVSRGGRFLEAPVSGNQQLSNDGMLVILAAGDRGLYEDCSSCFQAMGKTSFFLGEVGNAAKMMLIVNMVQGSFMATIAEGLTLAQVTGQSQQTLLDILNQGQLASIFLDQKCQNILQGNFKPDFYLKYIQKDLRLAIALGDSVNHPTPMAAAANEVYKRAKALDQSDNDMSAVYRAYIH; this comes from the exons ATGGCTGCGGCTGCGGCTGCTGTTCCTGTGAACCTGCGGCTCGGAGACCTGGTGTG GGGGAAGCTGGGCCGATATCCTCCTTGGCCAGGAAAG ATTGTTAATCCGCCTAAGGACCTGAAGAAGCCTCGTGGGAAGAAGTGCTTCTTTGTGAAGTTTTTTGGGACTGAAGATCA TGCTTGGATTAAAGTGGAGCAGCTGAAGCCTTATCATGCCCACAAAGAGGAAATGATCAAAATTAACAAAGGCAAGAGGTTCCAGCAAGCTGTGGATGCTGTGGAAGAGTTCCTCAAAAAAGGCAAAGGCAAGGACCAG GCTTCTCATAACTCCACCGAAGAGAAGAATCGGCGGAATTCGAGTGAAGAGAGGGGCAAGCAGTCAGTGGGAGAAGAGAAACACAAAGCCAATTTGTCTGAAGGGAAGCCGAAGAAGAGGGTGTCTTCCGTTTCTTCAGAGCGAGGCTCAAAATCCCCTCTGAAGAGAACGTATGAGCAAAGCCCCCGGAAGCGAGGGCGCCCCCCTAAAGATGAGAAG GATCTGACAATCCCTGAATCGAGCACAGTGAAGAGAATGATGACTGGCACCATGGCTGGCTTTAAATGGCCACCGAGTGTAAGCGAG CCTGTGAAAGATGGCGACCCTCATTTCCATCACTTCCTGCTTAGCCAGACAGAGAAG CCGGCTGTTTGCTACCAAGCCATCACAAAGAAGCTGAAGGTGTGTGAAGAG GAAACAGGGTCCACGTCTATCCAGGCAGCCGACAGCACGGCTATCAATGGCAGCATCACTCCCACAGACAAGAA gATAGGGTTCCTTGGCCTTGGCCTGATGGGGAGTGGCATCGTGTCCAACTTACTAAAAATGGGTCACACTGTCACGGTCTGGAACCGGACTGCTGAAAAG GAGGGGGCAAGGTTGGGAAGAACCCCCGCTGAAGTGGTCTCCACCTGTGACATCACTTTCGCCTGCGTATCTGATCCAAAGGCAGCCAAGGAT CTGGTGCTTGGTCCTAGTGGAGTGCTCCAGGGTATACGTCCAGGAAAGTGCTACGTGGACATGTCCACCGTTGATGCAGACACTGTTACAGAACTGGCTCAG GTGATCGTATCCAGGGGTGGTCGCTTCCTGGAGGCACCAGTTTCAGGGAACCAACAACTCTCTAATGATGGCATGCTGGTGATACTAGCCGCCGGTGACAGGGGCTTATATGAAGACTGCAGTAGTTGTTTCCAAGCAATGGGGAAAACCTCTTTTTTTCTAG GGGAAGTGGGCAATGCTGCCAAGATGATGCTCATTGTGAACATGGTCCAAGGAAGCTTCATGGCCACAATAGCAGAAGGACTAACTCTGGCTCAAGTGACTGGTCAGTCGCAGCAGACTCTTCTGGATATCCTCAACCAGGGACAGCTCGCCAGCATCTTCTTGGACCAGAAGTGCCAAA acATCCTGCAAGGAAATTTTAAACCAGATTTCTACCTGAAATACATCCAGAAGGATCTCAGATTAGCCATTGCACTAGGCGATTCTGTTAACCACCCAACTCCCATGGCAGCTGCAGCCAATGAG
- the GLYR1 gene encoding cytokine-like nuclear factor N-PAC isoform X19 has protein sequence MIKINKGKRFQQAVDAVEEFLKKGKGKDQASHNSTEEKNRRNSSEERGKQSVGEEKHKANLSEGKPKKRVSSVSSERGSKSPLKRTYEQSPRKRGRPPKDEKDLTIPESSTVKRMMTGTMAGFKWPPSVSEPVKDGDPHFHHFLLSQTEKPAVCYQAITKKLKVCEEETGSTSIQAADSTAINGSITPTDKKIGFLGLGLMGSGIVSNLLKMGHTVTVWNRTAEKCDLFIQEGARLGRTPAEVVSTCDITFACVSDPKAAKDLVLGPSGVLQGIRPGKCYVDMSTVDADTVTELAQVIVSRGGRFLEAPVSGNQQLSNDGMLVILAAGDRGLYEDCSSCFQAMGKTSFFLGEVGNAAKMMLIVNMVQGSFMATIAEGLTLAQVTGQSQQTLLDILNQGQLASIFLDQKCQNILQGNFKPDFYLKYIQKDLRLAIALGDSVNHPTPMAAAANEVYKRAKALDQSDNDMSAVYRAYIH, from the exons ATGATCAAAATTAACAAAGGCAAGAGGTTCCAGCAAGCTGTGGATGCTGTGGAAGAGTTCCTCAAAAAAGGCAAAGGCAAGGACCAG GCTTCTCATAACTCCACCGAAGAGAAGAATCGGCGGAATTCGAGTGAAGAGAGGGGCAAGCAGTCAGTGGGAGAAGAGAAACACAAAGCCAATTTGTCTGAAGGGAAGCCGAAGAAGAGGGTGTCTTCCGTTTCTTCAGAGCGAGGCTCAAAATCCCCTCTGAAGAGAACGTATGAGCAAAGCCCCCGGAAGCGAGGGCGCCCCCCTAAAGATGAGAAG GATCTGACAATCCCTGAATCGAGCACAGTGAAGAGAATGATGACTGGCACCATGGCTGGCTTTAAATGGCCACCGAGTGTAAGCGAG CCTGTGAAAGATGGCGACCCTCATTTCCATCACTTCCTGCTTAGCCAGACAGAGAAG CCGGCTGTTTGCTACCAAGCCATCACAAAGAAGCTGAAGGTGTGTGAAGAG GAAACAGGGTCCACGTCTATCCAGGCAGCCGACAGCACGGCTATCAATGGCAGCATCACTCCCACAGACAAGAA gATAGGGTTCCTTGGCCTTGGCCTGATGGGGAGTGGCATCGTGTCCAACTTACTAAAAATGGGTCACACTGTCACGGTCTGGAACCGGACTGCTGAAAAG TGTGATTTGTTCATCCAGGAGGGGGCAAGGTTGGGAAGAACCCCCGCTGAAGTGGTCTCCACCTGTGACATCACTTTCGCCTGCGTATCTGATCCAAAGGCAGCCAAGGAT CTGGTGCTTGGTCCTAGTGGAGTGCTCCAGGGTATACGTCCAGGAAAGTGCTACGTGGACATGTCCACCGTTGATGCAGACACTGTTACAGAACTGGCTCAG GTGATCGTATCCAGGGGTGGTCGCTTCCTGGAGGCACCAGTTTCAGGGAACCAACAACTCTCTAATGATGGCATGCTGGTGATACTAGCCGCCGGTGACAGGGGCTTATATGAAGACTGCAGTAGTTGTTTCCAAGCAATGGGGAAAACCTCTTTTTTTCTAG GGGAAGTGGGCAATGCTGCCAAGATGATGCTCATTGTGAACATGGTCCAAGGAAGCTTCATGGCCACAATAGCAGAAGGACTAACTCTGGCTCAAGTGACTGGTCAGTCGCAGCAGACTCTTCTGGATATCCTCAACCAGGGACAGCTCGCCAGCATCTTCTTGGACCAGAAGTGCCAAA acATCCTGCAAGGAAATTTTAAACCAGATTTCTACCTGAAATACATCCAGAAGGATCTCAGATTAGCCATTGCACTAGGCGATTCTGTTAACCACCCAACTCCCATGGCAGCTGCAGCCAATGAG
- the GLYR1 gene encoding cytokine-like nuclear factor N-PAC isoform X17 produces MAAAAAAVPVNLRLGDLVWGKLGRYPPWPGKIVNPPKDLKKPRGKKCFFVKFFGTEDHLPVLEELEPKLHQPRTRESAWIKVEQLKPYHAHKEEMIKINKGKRFQQAVDAVEEFLKKGKGKDQDLTIPESSTVKRMMTGTMAGFKWPPSPAVCYQAITKKLKVCEEETGSTSIQAADSTAINGSITPTDKKIGFLGLGLMGSGIVSNLLKMGHTVTVWNRTAEKCDLFIQEGARLGRTPAEVVSTCDITFACVSDPKAAKDLVLGPSGVLQGIRPGKCYVDMSTVDADTVTELAQVIVSRGGRFLEAPVSGNQQLSNDGMLVILAAGDRGLYEDCSSCFQAMGKTSFFLGEVGNAAKMMLIVNMVQGSFMATIAEGLTLAQVTGQSQQTLLDILNQGQLASIFLDQKCQNILQGNFKPDFYLKYIQKDLRLAIALGDSVNHPTPMAAAANEVYKRAKALDQSDNDMSAVYRAYIH; encoded by the exons ATGGCTGCGGCTGCGGCTGCTGTTCCTGTGAACCTGCGGCTCGGAGACCTGGTGTG GGGGAAGCTGGGCCGATATCCTCCTTGGCCAGGAAAG ATTGTTAATCCGCCTAAGGACCTGAAGAAGCCTCGTGGGAAGAAGTGCTTCTTTGTGAAGTTTTTTGGGACTGAAGATCA TCTTCCCGTGCTTGAGGAGCTGGAGCCCAAACTGCATCAACCACGTACAAGAGAGAG TGCTTGGATTAAAGTGGAGCAGCTGAAGCCTTATCATGCCCACAAAGAGGAAATGATCAAAATTAACAAAGGCAAGAGGTTCCAGCAAGCTGTGGATGCTGTGGAAGAGTTCCTCAAAAAAGGCAAAGGCAAGGACCAG GATCTGACAATCCCTGAATCGAGCACAGTGAAGAGAATGATGACTGGCACCATGGCTGGCTTTAAATGGCCACCGAGT CCGGCTGTTTGCTACCAAGCCATCACAAAGAAGCTGAAGGTGTGTGAAGAG GAAACAGGGTCCACGTCTATCCAGGCAGCCGACAGCACGGCTATCAATGGCAGCATCACTCCCACAGACAAGAA gATAGGGTTCCTTGGCCTTGGCCTGATGGGGAGTGGCATCGTGTCCAACTTACTAAAAATGGGTCACACTGTCACGGTCTGGAACCGGACTGCTGAAAAG TGTGATTTGTTCATCCAGGAGGGGGCAAGGTTGGGAAGAACCCCCGCTGAAGTGGTCTCCACCTGTGACATCACTTTCGCCTGCGTATCTGATCCAAAGGCAGCCAAGGAT CTGGTGCTTGGTCCTAGTGGAGTGCTCCAGGGTATACGTCCAGGAAAGTGCTACGTGGACATGTCCACCGTTGATGCAGACACTGTTACAGAACTGGCTCAG GTGATCGTATCCAGGGGTGGTCGCTTCCTGGAGGCACCAGTTTCAGGGAACCAACAACTCTCTAATGATGGCATGCTGGTGATACTAGCCGCCGGTGACAGGGGCTTATATGAAGACTGCAGTAGTTGTTTCCAAGCAATGGGGAAAACCTCTTTTTTTCTAG GGGAAGTGGGCAATGCTGCCAAGATGATGCTCATTGTGAACATGGTCCAAGGAAGCTTCATGGCCACAATAGCAGAAGGACTAACTCTGGCTCAAGTGACTGGTCAGTCGCAGCAGACTCTTCTGGATATCCTCAACCAGGGACAGCTCGCCAGCATCTTCTTGGACCAGAAGTGCCAAA acATCCTGCAAGGAAATTTTAAACCAGATTTCTACCTGAAATACATCCAGAAGGATCTCAGATTAGCCATTGCACTAGGCGATTCTGTTAACCACCCAACTCCCATGGCAGCTGCAGCCAATGAG
- the GLYR1 gene encoding cytokine-like nuclear factor N-PAC isoform X16 produces the protein MAAAAAAVPVNLRLGDLVWGKLGRYPPWPGKIVNPPKDLKKPRGKKCFFVKFFGTEDHAWIKVEQLKPYHAHKEEMIKINKGKRFQQAVDAVEEFLKKGKGKDQDLTIPESSTVKRMMTGTMAGFKWPPSVSEPVKDGDPHFHHFLLSQTEKPAVCYQAITKKLKVCEEETGSTSIQAADSTAINGSITPTDKKIGFLGLGLMGSGIVSNLLKMGHTVTVWNRTAEKCDLFIQEGARLGRTPAEVVSTCDITFACVSDPKAAKDLVLGPSGVLQGIRPGKCYVDMSTVDADTVTELAQVIVSRGGRFLEAPVSGNQQLSNDGMLVILAAGDRGLYEDCSSCFQAMGKTSFFLGEVGNAAKMMLIVNMVQGSFMATIAEGLTLAQVTGQSQQTLLDILNQGQLASIFLDQKCQNILQGNFKPDFYLKYIQKDLRLAIALGDSVNHPTPMAAAANEVYKRAKALDQSDNDMSAVYRAYIH, from the exons ATGGCTGCGGCTGCGGCTGCTGTTCCTGTGAACCTGCGGCTCGGAGACCTGGTGTG GGGGAAGCTGGGCCGATATCCTCCTTGGCCAGGAAAG ATTGTTAATCCGCCTAAGGACCTGAAGAAGCCTCGTGGGAAGAAGTGCTTCTTTGTGAAGTTTTTTGGGACTGAAGATCA TGCTTGGATTAAAGTGGAGCAGCTGAAGCCTTATCATGCCCACAAAGAGGAAATGATCAAAATTAACAAAGGCAAGAGGTTCCAGCAAGCTGTGGATGCTGTGGAAGAGTTCCTCAAAAAAGGCAAAGGCAAGGACCAG GATCTGACAATCCCTGAATCGAGCACAGTGAAGAGAATGATGACTGGCACCATGGCTGGCTTTAAATGGCCACCGAGTGTAAGCGAG CCTGTGAAAGATGGCGACCCTCATTTCCATCACTTCCTGCTTAGCCAGACAGAGAAG CCGGCTGTTTGCTACCAAGCCATCACAAAGAAGCTGAAGGTGTGTGAAGAG GAAACAGGGTCCACGTCTATCCAGGCAGCCGACAGCACGGCTATCAATGGCAGCATCACTCCCACAGACAAGAA gATAGGGTTCCTTGGCCTTGGCCTGATGGGGAGTGGCATCGTGTCCAACTTACTAAAAATGGGTCACACTGTCACGGTCTGGAACCGGACTGCTGAAAAG TGTGATTTGTTCATCCAGGAGGGGGCAAGGTTGGGAAGAACCCCCGCTGAAGTGGTCTCCACCTGTGACATCACTTTCGCCTGCGTATCTGATCCAAAGGCAGCCAAGGAT CTGGTGCTTGGTCCTAGTGGAGTGCTCCAGGGTATACGTCCAGGAAAGTGCTACGTGGACATGTCCACCGTTGATGCAGACACTGTTACAGAACTGGCTCAG GTGATCGTATCCAGGGGTGGTCGCTTCCTGGAGGCACCAGTTTCAGGGAACCAACAACTCTCTAATGATGGCATGCTGGTGATACTAGCCGCCGGTGACAGGGGCTTATATGAAGACTGCAGTAGTTGTTTCCAAGCAATGGGGAAAACCTCTTTTTTTCTAG GGGAAGTGGGCAATGCTGCCAAGATGATGCTCATTGTGAACATGGTCCAAGGAAGCTTCATGGCCACAATAGCAGAAGGACTAACTCTGGCTCAAGTGACTGGTCAGTCGCAGCAGACTCTTCTGGATATCCTCAACCAGGGACAGCTCGCCAGCATCTTCTTGGACCAGAAGTGCCAAA acATCCTGCAAGGAAATTTTAAACCAGATTTCTACCTGAAATACATCCAGAAGGATCTCAGATTAGCCATTGCACTAGGCGATTCTGTTAACCACCCAACTCCCATGGCAGCTGCAGCCAATGAG